ACCGGCAAGTACCAGCTCAACATCTCCGGACGGGGCAAGGTGGTCCTGATGACCTCCGGCGAGCCGCTGATGCTGCAGGTCACGCCCGACAAGTACGTCAACGCCGACGCCGACGCGGTGGTCGCCTGGTCCGCTTCGCTGCGGGTGCAGATGCAGGCGCAGACGCACTCCTCCGGGGTGTGGCGCCGGCGCGGCAACACGGGCGAGGGCTGGGAGCTCAGCTTCCTCGGCCAGGGCTACGCACTGGTCCAGCCCAGCGAACTGCTGCCGCCGCAGAACGCCGTCATGGGCTCCGGTGTGGCCGCCCAGTTCGGTATGGGCCAGCAGGGCGCGCGGGGCATGAACCAGGGCAACATCTTCACCAACTGAGCGACTTCGGGGCGCCGTTGCCGCACCCACTTCGGCGCCCGCCCCGGGAAGGGCGGGCGCCGCAGCGCATGGCGGTCCAGCGGTGCCGGGGCACTGGCGTCCGGCGGCCCGGCCGCTGCTCCCCAGCGGGGAGCGTGGCTGCTCCCCGCTGGGGAGCGCAGGTGCCGTCTAGAGGAGAGCGCGGGTGCGCTCGACCAGCTGCACCACCGACGCATCGGCGACGCCGGGCACCTCGTCGTAGGCGAACCACCGCAGATCCAGTGACTCGTCGCTGATCGCCGCCACCGCGTCCGCCGGAGCCAACGCCGCGTACTGGACGTCCAGATGCACCGCACACGGCGTCTGATGGCGGTCCAGCCGCACCGGGCCGCCGGGCAGCAGCGTCAGCCCCTGGGCGATCCCCGACTCCTCGCGCGCCTCCCGCAGCGCCGCCCCGGCCAGCGAGGCGTCCTCCGGCTCGCAGTGGCCGCCCATCTGCAGCCACATCTCCAGCTTGCGGTGCAGGGTCAGCAGCACCCGGCCGCCGGCCGGGTCGATCACCAGCGCACTGGCCGTGAGGTGCCCGTCCTTGCAGGGCTTCCACATGCCGTCCTGATGGGCGACGAGGTGGTCCAGATACGCCAGCCGCAGCTGTTCCTGTTCAGGCGACGGCGCGGGCCACTCCTTGAGCACCCGCGCCGCGTCCTCTCGCAGACTCACTTGCCGCCGTCACCCCTGCTCTCGCCGGACGCCTCGTCCGGGCCGCCGTCCTCCCGGGCGGACCTGCCCGGGTCCGGCTTGCCCAGATCGGGCTTGCCGCCGCTCGCGGCCTCGCCGAGCATCTTGTCGAGCTCGGAGAAGTCCGGCTGCTCGTGGTGGACGAACCCGTCCGGGTCGTCCAGGTCCGCCGCCGTCGGCAGCATGTCCGGGTGCTCCCACAGACCGTCGCGGCCCTCCAGGCCCCGCGCGTCCGTCAGCGACGCCCACAGCCGCGAGGCGTCCCGCAGCCGCCGCGGCCGCAGATGCAGACCGATCAGCGTCGAGAACGTCTGCTCGGCGGGACCACCGCTGGCCCGGCGCCGCCGCAGCGTCTCACGGAGCTTGTCCGCCGATGGCAGATGCGGCTTGGCGGCGGCGTGCACCACCGCGTCCACCCAGCCCTCGACGAGGGCCAGTGCGGTCTCCAGCCGGGCCAGCGCCGCCTTCTGCTCCGGGGTGTCCTCGGGCTGGAACATGCCCTGCTGAAGGGCGTTCTGCAGCTCCTCGGGATGCTGCGGATCGATCTGGCCGACCACGTCCTCCAGCTTGGTGGTGTCGACCTTGATGCCGCGCGCATAGCCCTCGACGGCACCGAACAGATGCGAGCGCAGCCACGGCACATGGGCGAAGAGCCGCTGGTGGGCGGCCTCGCGCAGGGCCAGATACAGCCGCACTTCCTCTTCCGGTACACCCAGGCCCTCGCCGAACCTCGCGATGTTCCCCGGCAGCAGCGCGGCCTTGCCGGCCGGCCCCAGCGGAAGCCCGATGTCCGTCGAACCCACGACCTCGCCGGCCAGCACGCCCAGCGCCTGGCCGATCTGGGTGCCGAACATCGCGCCGCCCATGGAGCGCATCATCCCGAGCAGCGGGCCCGCCATGGCCTGCATCTCCCCGGGCAGGACGTCACCCATGGCCGCTCCGACGCGCTCGGCGAGCGGATTGACCAGGTCCTTCCACACGGGGAGGGTTTCCTCGACCCACTCCGCGCGGCTCCAGGCCACCACGGAGCCGGAGCCCGACGGCAGCGACGTCACACCGTCCAGCCACAGGTCGGCGAGGCGTACGGCCTCCTCGACCGCGCCGCGCTCACCCGGCGACAGGCTCGCGTCCTTGCTGCCGTCCTCGGCGCCCTGCGCGACGGTCTGCCGCGCAATGTCCTTGGCCATGTCCCAGTTCACCGGGCCGCCCTCGTAGGAGAGCATCTGTCCGAGCTTCTGGAAGGCGGCTCCCAGGTCGCCAGGGTTCATCTCGCCGCCGGGGCCGCCCATGCCGCCGAAGAGCGCCGCGAAGGGATTGTCCGCGCCACCGCTCCCGCCGCCGAACCCGAAGGGGTTTGCGGGGCCCTGGCTACCTCCCTGGCCGCCCTTCTTCTCGCCGTTGTCGCCGTCCTCCGGCTCCTCCGGCGGAAGGCCGAATCCAAATGGGGTGTCACTCACGGGTTTCCTCGGCTCGTAGGGCCGCCGACCAGGTGGCCGACGGCGGCTGCCCGACATCACCTCCAGCGTAGACACCCGGACCGCTTCGGGGCTCGGTGCTTCGCTGTCCCGGTGGCTGGGGCAGGATGGACGCCACCTGGTGCGCACGCATGACCACACGTCCGCACTGAAGACAACCGCTGGAGACGCCCGGTGAGTTCCCCAGATCCGACCGTTCGCGCAGCGCGAAACGCTGCGGCCCAGACCGAGAAGGCAGTCGATGGCGCAGGTGGGGCCATGGACCGGCCGCTGCGCCGGCCCGTGGTGGCCGTCACCGGAGCCGCCTCCGGAGTCGGTGCGCTGCTCACCCGCGCCCTGGTCGCCTCCGAGGAGGTCAAGGAGGTGGTGGCCATCGACGAGCGGCGCGGCGACGTCGCCGAGGCGCACTGGCACGTCCTGGACGTCCGGGACCCGGCCATCGCCGACAAGCTGCGCGGCGCCGACGTCGTCGTCCACCTGGCACTCGACCTCGACCTGGAGACCGACGACGCGGCGCGCACCGCCTACAACGTGCGCGGCACCCAGACCGTGCTCACCGCCGCCGCGGCCGCCGGCATCCACCGGGTGGTGCTGTGCACCTCCGCCATGGTGTACGGGGCGCTGCCCGACAATGACGTTCCCCTGGCCGAGGACGCCGAACTGCGGGCCACCGCGGACGCCACCGGTGTCGGCGACCTCCTGGAGATCGAGCACCTGGCGCACCGTGCGCCCCGCGCACACCCCGGCCTGAACGTCACTGTGCTGCGCCCCACCGTCCTGGTGGGCGGCACGGACACCGCGCTGACCCGCTACTTCGAATCGCCCCGCCTCCTGGTTGTCGCCGGATCCCGTCCCGC
This portion of the Streptomyces sp. 2114.4 genome encodes:
- a CDS encoding NUDIX hydrolase encodes the protein MSLREDAARVLKEWPAPSPEQEQLRLAYLDHLVAHQDGMWKPCKDGHLTASALVIDPAGGRVLLTLHRKLEMWLQMGGHCEPEDASLAGAALREAREESGIAQGLTLLPGGPVRLDRHQTPCAVHLDVQYAALAPADAVAAISDESLDLRWFAYDEVPGVADASVVQLVERTRALL
- a CDS encoding zinc-dependent metalloprotease, with translation MSDTPFGFGLPPEEPEDGDNGEKKGGQGGSQGPANPFGFGGGSGGADNPFAALFGGMGGPGGEMNPGDLGAAFQKLGQMLSYEGGPVNWDMAKDIARQTVAQGAEDGSKDASLSPGERGAVEEAVRLADLWLDGVTSLPSGSGSVVAWSRAEWVEETLPVWKDLVNPLAERVGAAMGDVLPGEMQAMAGPLLGMMRSMGGAMFGTQIGQALGVLAGEVVGSTDIGLPLGPAGKAALLPGNIARFGEGLGVPEEEVRLYLALREAAHQRLFAHVPWLRSHLFGAVEGYARGIKVDTTKLEDVVGQIDPQHPEELQNALQQGMFQPEDTPEQKAALARLETALALVEGWVDAVVHAAAKPHLPSADKLRETLRRRRASGGPAEQTFSTLIGLHLRPRRLRDASRLWASLTDARGLEGRDGLWEHPDMLPTAADLDDPDGFVHHEQPDFSELDKMLGEAASGGKPDLGKPDPGRSAREDGGPDEASGESRGDGGK
- a CDS encoding SDR family oxidoreductase, yielding MSSPDPTVRAARNAAAQTEKAVDGAGGAMDRPLRRPVVAVTGAASGVGALLTRALVASEEVKEVVAIDERRGDVAEAHWHVLDVRDPAIADKLRGADVVVHLALDLDLETDDAARTAYNVRGTQTVLTAAAAAGIHRVVLCTSAMVYGALPDNDVPLAEDAELRATADATGVGDLLEIEHLAHRAPRAHPGLNVTVLRPTVLVGGTDTALTRYFESPRLLVVAGSRPAWQFCHVEDLVSALEFAALEKVDGELAVGCDGWLEQEEVEELSGIRRMELPSSVALGAAARLHRIGLTPSPAGDLAYTMHPWVVSGSRLHDAGWRPRWTNEEVLAELLEEVAGRHTVAGRRLGRKDATAAGAAGATVALLGTAALVRRARKARRRI